The following are encoded in a window of Nitrospirae bacterium CG2_30_53_67 genomic DNA:
- a CDS encoding multidrug ABC transporter permease translates to MNSPGFYTIFWREMLSIRKKFWKFLAGSLVMPSLYLVTFGWGLGRGINVHGLDYLVFVLPGIIALSAMNNSFSGVAVTLNISKLYYRTIEEILVSPVSHWSIALGRVLSGCFKGLFSALLLILISLMLHIQIRYNAAFFGILFLTCFIFASLGVLAAMLAKSHEDMTNFTNFVILPMSFLSGTFFPPERLPEPFATLIMVYPLTHAAVSLRSLVAGNGVPFISLLVILFYGVVLFILGGKAIKRLEL, encoded by the coding sequence ATGAATAGCCCCGGATTCTACACGATCTTCTGGAGGGAGATGCTCTCCATCCGGAAGAAATTCTGGAAATTTCTGGCCGGCAGCCTGGTCATGCCGTCCCTGTATCTCGTGACCTTCGGATGGGGGCTCGGGCGGGGGATCAACGTGCATGGATTAGACTATCTGGTCTTCGTGCTTCCCGGCATCATTGCCCTCTCCGCCATGAACAACAGCTTTTCAGGCGTTGCGGTCACATTGAATATCAGCAAGCTTTATTACCGGACCATTGAAGAGATCCTGGTCTCCCCGGTAAGCCACTGGTCCATCGCCCTCGGACGCGTTCTATCAGGCTGTTTTAAGGGACTCTTCTCCGCCTTGCTCCTGATCCTGATCAGCCTGATGCTCCACATTCAGATCCGATACAACGCGGCCTTTTTCGGGATCCTTTTTTTAACCTGTTTCATCTTTGCATCTCTCGGCGTTCTGGCCGCCATGCTGGCCAAGTCGCACGAGGACATGACCAACTTCACTAATTTTGTGATCCTCCCCATGTCTTTTTTATCCGGAACCTTCTTTCCTCCCGAACGTCTTCCGGAACCCTTCGCGACGCTCATCATGGTCTACCCCCTGACCCACGCCGCGGTGTCCTTGCGCAGCCTGGTGGCAGGAAACGGCGTCCCCTTCATCTCACTTCTTGTGATCCTCTTTTATGGGGTGGTTTTATTCATCCTGGGCGGCAAAGCGATAAAACGGCTGGAGCTTTGA
- a CDS encoding thioredoxin family protein, translating to MTLTASNMLPLGTIAPPFTLPDPVEGDEKRLNELKSDKATVVMFICNHCPYVKHIREELVSVSSEYIKKGISFVAVNANDAGNYPDDSPQRMKEVAEAFGYPFPYLYDESQETARAYKAACTPDFYVFDGDLKLVYRGQFDDSRPGSGIPVTGKDLRGALDRILRGEPVSPDQKPSMGCNIKWK from the coding sequence ATGACACTGACGGCTTCCAACATGCTTCCTTTGGGCACGATCGCTCCTCCCTTCACCCTTCCGGACCCGGTGGAGGGGGACGAGAAGCGCCTCAATGAACTCAAATCGGACAAGGCCACGGTGGTCATGTTCATCTGCAACCATTGCCCCTATGTGAAGCATATCCGGGAAGAGCTGGTCAGTGTCTCAAGTGAATATATCAAGAAAGGGATCTCCTTCGTGGCCGTCAATGCCAATGATGCGGGAAACTATCCGGACGACTCGCCGCAACGGATGAAGGAGGTAGCGGAAGCATTCGGCTATCCTTTCCCCTACCTCTATGATGAATCCCAGGAGACCGCCAGGGCCTATAAGGCCGCCTGCACCCCGGACTTTTATGTCTTTGACGGGGATTTGAAGCTCGTCTACCGCGGGCAGTTCGATGATTCGAGGCCGGGGAGCGGAATCCCGGTGACCGGAAAGGATTTGCGCGGCGCCCTGGATCGGATCTTGCGGGGCGAACCCGTCAGTCCGGACCAGAAGCCGAGCATGGGGTGCAACATCAAGTGGAAGTGA
- a CDS encoding DJ-1 family protein: MARVVLILADGFEEVEAMAVVDVLRRAEIEVLIAGLHQGPVTSARKVKVIPDTVVDSIRVEDFDMLVLPGGQPGSDHLNADRRVRDLIRDFHDKGKLIGAICAAPYVLADAGILDGRRVTSYPSYRDKLGAALYEEKTVVEDGNILTSRGPGTALCFGLAIVRRMIGKQKAEQIREAMLAPQVCE; the protein is encoded by the coding sequence ATGGCAAGGGTAGTCCTGATTCTTGCGGATGGGTTTGAGGAAGTGGAGGCCATGGCCGTCGTGGATGTGCTGAGAAGGGCGGAGATCGAGGTGCTGATCGCCGGCCTGCATCAAGGGCCCGTGACAAGCGCCCGCAAGGTCAAGGTCATTCCCGACACGGTGGTGGATTCCATACGGGTTGAGGACTTTGATATGCTTGTCCTGCCCGGCGGACAGCCAGGCTCAGACCATCTCAATGCCGACAGGCGGGTAAGGGATCTGATCAGGGACTTCCATGATAAAGGGAAGCTTATCGGAGCGATCTGCGCGGCGCCTTATGTGCTTGCCGATGCAGGCATCCTCGACGGAAGGCGTGTGACCTCCTACCCCTCTTACAGGGACAAGCTCGGCGCCGCTCTCTATGAGGAGAAGACCGTGGTCGAGGACGGGAACATCCTGACCAGCCGGGGGCCCGGCACGGCGCTCTGCTTCGGCCTCGCGATTGTCCGGAGGATGATCGGGAAGCAAAAGGCGGAGCAGATCAGGGAGGCCATGCTGGCGCCGCAGGTCTGCGAGTGA